TCCCTCGCCCGGGAGAACGCCTCTGCCGGAGTGTTCCCGAGTGCCGCTCCGCAGGGATTGTTGTGCTTCACTATTACGCATGCGGTCTCTTCAAACTCCCTTACGAGCTCGAAGGCGGAGTCGGTGTCGTATATGTTGTTAAGGGAAAGCTCTTTCCCCTGGAGCTGTCTGGCGTTCGCAACGCAGTGCGCCCCTTCTATGCCGCCCTCCGTGTAGAAGGCCCCCAGCTGGTGGGGGTTCTCCCCGTAGCGAAGATCAAGCTTTTTTTCGAGGTGGAGGGTGTAGGTCGCCGGGAGCGGGTTTCTTTCGCCGTCAGGTTCGAGGAACGAGAGATAATTCGATATCGCCGCGTCGTACCTCGAGACGTAGGAAAAGGCCTTTGCCGAGAGGCGGAAATTGGTTTCGGGGGAGATTTTTCCCTTGTTTCTGCGAAGCTCCCTGAGCACGGCACCGTAGTCTTCGGGGTCGGTGAGCACGCTTACCGACGCGTGGTTCTTCGCCGCGGCCCGAAGCATCGCCGGCCCGCCTATGTCTATGTTCTCTATCGCTTCAGAAAACGTGGTTCCCTCTTTCGCGACCACTTCCTCAAAAGGGTAGAAGTTGACCACGAGCATGTCTATCGGCTCTATGGAATTCTCGGCCATTTCCCCAAGGTGGCGCTCATCGTCCCTCATTCCAAGAAGGCCTCCGTGTATTTTGGGGTGAAGCGTTTTCACCCTTCCTCCAAGTATTTCGGGAAACCCCGTGTAGTCCGATATTTCCGTCACTTTCGCCCCGCCGTCCCTAAGCCTCCTGGCGGTCCCTCCGGTTGAGAGCATCTCAACGCCGAGTTCCCCCAAGCCCTTTGCGAGCCTGGTTATCCCTTTTTTGTCGTAAACGCTTATTACCGCTCTTTTTATCTTTGTCATGAAATAAAGCTCCTTTTCGGAATCGGGGCGTGCCTCGGATGGAAAGGAATAATTCAGGTTATCACAGTCGCCCGGATTTTCAATTCTCTGCTTGCAAACAATATGGTACAATATCAGAAATCAGGCGTGTCGGCCGCGCCGGGTGAACGCAGATGGAAAAGCAGAAATCGGCCCGACTCAAGGTAGGGGTTTTCGTCCTCGCATCGATCGCTATATTCGTTTACGGAGTTTTCACGATAAGCGGCCAGGAAGAGCTCTTTGAGAGGGAGTACAAGGTAAAGACCTACTTTGACAACTCGGCTGGGTTGCTCGAGGGTGCCTATGTGCGACTCTCGGGAGTGGGAGTGGGATCCGTGTCGACCATCCGTTTCTCGGACGATTCTTCCCTCGGGAAGGTTCAGGTCATAATGGAAATCAACAAGCGGGCGCTTTCCAGAATCTCGAAGGACTCCCACGCCACGATCAAGACCGAAGGACTTCTGGGGGCGAAGTTCGTCGAGATCGTTCCCGGCCAGGGAGAGAGCATAGGCAAGGCCCGCGACGGGACCGTGATCAGGGGTTACACGTCGCCCGAGATGCAGGAGATAATAAGCCAGTCAGAGGAATTCGTTACTAACCTCACGTCCATCTCCAGGAGTCTCGACAAGATAGTGGGGGCGTTTGCGGATGAGAAGCGGGAGGATTTCCTGCATACTCTCATCTACGACGAGCAGTTTGCGGCCGACATGCGGAGCTTCTCCTCCAACTTGGCCGAGATTTCCCGGATGATCAGGGAAGGAGAAGGTTCGCTTGGGGCACTTATAGTCGATCCCTCGGTTCACGACGCCCTTAAAGGAGTGCTGGGGGAGGCGGAGAGAAACAGGTTTGTTCGCTCCGCCGTTAGGTATATGATAGAAGAAAAGGAGAAGAGGGCGTCGGGAGAGCATTAGGGTTCAAGCGGACCTTGCTTCCGGCGACGTCTTGATATTGAATCAGAAAGTCTTAAGGAGGTAATAAAGATGTCAGCTAGAAGGTTTTTGGTTTTTTTGATTGCTTTGGTTTTCTGTGCCGTTCCGCTCACGGCCACGCACTCGGGTGAGGCCCCGCCGGCCCCGGCCAAGTCGTTTTCGCTTCCGGGCCCGCAGCTGGTAACCGGTGCTTGGATGTTCATCGCAGCCTACAAGGCCGACCCGGAGGTTTTGAAATCGATGCTTCCGGCGGGTCTTAAGCCCCATCCGAACAATCACGTGGTCATAAACATGTACACGGTTCCCGACAAGAACCAGACCTCGGGATTCGGGGCGTACACGCTCACCTATCTGACGATTGAGCTTGAAGGTCACAACTCGTACGTGATGGATTCCGATATAACCTACCCCGGAAGGTACTTCGTTCATTACTACAACAGCTCTCCCACGATGAGGGAGTTCACCAAGCCTGTCGGAATTCCCGCTCAGGAGGGAATGACCACCACCGTGGTAGAGAACGGAGTGCTTAAGACAAAGCTTGAAATCGGCGGACAGTCGATGATCGAGGCCACGGCCGAGGTCGGAAGCGAACTCGGAGGATTCGGTGGAGGACACCTTAACTACTTCGGGTTTATGGAGGATAAGGGAGTGGTCAAGTACCCGATCCCGTGGAACGGGGGAACGGTATCAATGGCTAACCCGAAAATAACGTTCACGGCTCCCGAGGGACATTCGCTTCACAAGCTTAAGCCGCTTGGGGATCCGACCTGGGCGATCTGGACCAAGGGAAGCTTCGTCTACCCCCAGTACCAGGTAGTTAACTGAAGGTAAGGTAAGTACAGTTTTCAGGGTTGTATCCCGAAGCATCCTGCTTCGGGGTGCAGCCCTTTTTTCCCCGAAAACCCCCATGACCAGATCGGATTATCCCGTTTTATTTGTAATAAGCGAGATAAACGCGTTTTTCATACTGCTTCTCTTCTTCACGCTTCGCGCCGAGATGCCCGGAGTGTACTCCAAGCTTGTGGGAGTGCAGTGGGGGATGTTCATACTGAGTCCCGTGATCCACTTTCTTTTTCTCGGGTTTTTCTCCCGTTGGTCCTCGCTGGTCCAGTTTGCAAAGTTCTGCGTCATAAGTTTTTCTAACCTCGTAATCGACTTCGGAATACTTAACCTGCTCATCTATTATTCCGGGGTGGCGGAGGGGATCCTCTACTCGGTTTTCAAGGCGGCTTCCTTTATTCTGGCAAACGTTAACGGCTATGCGTGGAACAAGTTCTGGACGTTTCGCAGCAAGGAGGTCGAGGGATGGATGAACCAGTTCATAAGGTTCTTCGCCGTCGTGGGCGTGGGGCTCGTGATAAACGTTACGGTTGCTTCGTACGTGGTTGCCGAATTTGGAGGTTCGGGGGGATCCATCTCGTCCACGGTGTGGGCGAACATAGGAGCCGCGGTATCCTTGATATTCACGCTTTTCTGGAACTTCTTCGGCCTTAAGTATCTGGTTTTTAAGAAAAGGTCTTGAAGAAATGATGACGGGCATTTTGCCTCGACACCTCAATCAATGCAGCTTTATCTTTTTCCGCATTTTCAAGGTTAAATAGATTTTTTCTTGGGACCCAGTTGTCCTGCTGGAAGCCTGCTAGGTGAGCACGAACAAGAGGTGAATCCTCTTGGGGACTTTTTGCCGATGTTCTGTGGAAACTACAGTGAAATGTGCTATTATGGGCGTTCACGGGACACTGAGATGATCAAACTGAAACCTATTCGTACTGAAGAGGACTACGAAGCTGCGTTGGCGCGCATTGACGAGATATTTGAAGCAGAACACGGTAGCCTTGAAGGAAAAGAACTCGATGTTTTGGTCGATCTTGTTGAGTTCTACGAGAACAAGAATTTTCCAATGGAAAATCCGAATATTGCGGAATAGAGGGTGAAATTATCAACAAGAGCGGACTTAATATTACCACGGAAACCGGAATTGAAATAAGGCCTTCGGAGAGTGAGAGCGGGCGACGGGATTCGAACCCGCGACCCTTGGCTTGGGAAGCCAATGCTCTGGCCAACTGAGCTACACCCGCAATATCCAAAGGACTTTATACGGATATTGCGGACAAATCAAACCCCACACCGCGGACGGTTCTCCGGATAAGCGGCGCACGTTTCAGATATAATATTCCACGTGGAAAAGACTCGCCGGACAGGACACCTGCTCACAGAGAAAGTAAACCCGCGGACGGCCAGTATCGATGAACTTTCATGTTCTGAGATCATTGATCTTATAAGCGGAGAAGATCAGGCGGCGTTTGAGGCCGTCTCAAGGGGAAAAGATTCCATTTCCCGGGCGGCGGAAATGGTTTTCCGCTCTCTTGAGCGCGGCGGCAGGGTTTTTTTCGTCGGTGCGGGGACAAGCGGACGGCTCGGGGTGATGGAAGCTGCCGAATGCCCGCCTACCTTCGGAACGGATCCCGAGACGGTGCAGGCGGTTATGGCGGGAGGGCGGGATGCGGTATGGAACTCGGTTGAGGGCGCTGA
The Candidatus Dadabacteria bacterium genome window above contains:
- the purH gene encoding bifunctional phosphoribosylaminoimidazolecarboxamide formyltransferase/IMP cyclohydrolase, with the translated sequence MTKIKRAVISVYDKKGITRLAKGLGELGVEMLSTGGTARRLRDGGAKVTEISDYTGFPEILGGRVKTLHPKIHGGLLGMRDDERHLGEMAENSIEPIDMLVVNFYPFEEVVAKEGTTFSEAIENIDIGGPAMLRAAAKNHASVSVLTDPEDYGAVLRELRRNKGKISPETNFRLSAKAFSYVSRYDAAISNYLSFLEPDGERNPLPATYTLHLEKKLDLRYGENPHQLGAFYTEGGIEGAHCVANARQLQGKELSLNNIYDTDSAFELVREFEETACVIVKHNNPCGAALGNTPAEAFSRARECDPESAFGGIIAFNREVDETAAEEIAGMFAEVVIAPGFSEKALMLFGGRKNLRVLLSGGMDIGGAGIWDIKKVTGGALIQQSDRGWGDDFSEIKVPTKRKPTPEEMEDLRFAWKVCRHTKSNAIVYARDLRTVGIGAGQMSRIDSVRIAGMKARTPTDGSVLASDAFFPFRDGVDEAARAGITAIAQPGGSVRDAEVIAAADEHSMAMVFTGKRHFRH
- a CDS encoding GtrA family protein; this translates as MTRSDYPVLFVISEINAFFILLLFFTLRAEMPGVYSKLVGVQWGMFILSPVIHFLFLGFFSRWSSLVQFAKFCVISFSNLVIDFGILNLLIYYSGVAEGILYSVFKAASFILANVNGYAWNKFWTFRSKEVEGWMNQFIRFFAVVGVGLVINVTVASYVVAEFGGSGGSISSTVWANIGAAVSLIFTLFWNFFGLKYLVFKKRS
- a CDS encoding acetoacetate decarboxylase family protein — translated: MSARRFLVFLIALVFCAVPLTATHSGEAPPAPAKSFSLPGPQLVTGAWMFIAAYKADPEVLKSMLPAGLKPHPNNHVVINMYTVPDKNQTSGFGAYTLTYLTIELEGHNSYVMDSDITYPGRYFVHYYNSSPTMREFTKPVGIPAQEGMTTTVVENGVLKTKLEIGGQSMIEATAEVGSELGGFGGGHLNYFGFMEDKGVVKYPIPWNGGTVSMANPKITFTAPEGHSLHKLKPLGDPTWAIWTKGSFVYPQYQVVN
- a CDS encoding transcriptional regulator, with the protein product MIKLKPIRTEEDYEAALARIDEIFEAEHGSLEGKELDVLVDLVEFYENKNFPMENPNIAE
- a CDS encoding MlaD family protein, with the protein product MEKQKSARLKVGVFVLASIAIFVYGVFTISGQEELFEREYKVKTYFDNSAGLLEGAYVRLSGVGVGSVSTIRFSDDSSLGKVQVIMEINKRALSRISKDSHATIKTEGLLGAKFVEIVPGQGESIGKARDGTVIRGYTSPEMQEIISQSEEFVTNLTSISRSLDKIVGAFADEKREDFLHTLIYDEQFAADMRSFSSNLAEISRMIREGEGSLGALIVDPSVHDALKGVLGEAERNRFVRSAVRYMIEEKEKRASGEH